In the genome of Actinomadura graeca, one region contains:
- a CDS encoding VOC family protein, translated as MTITLNHTIVTAADNDEAARFFATVMGLAYTGPHPHARHFIPIKVNGALTLDFMSVAYPQGHHLAFDVDAATFDDILDRLRAREIPYGDDPAHPDNGQVDTGHPLGGRGLYFSDSSGNLYELIAP; from the coding sequence ATGACGATCACCCTGAACCACACGATCGTGACCGCCGCCGACAACGACGAGGCCGCCCGCTTCTTCGCCACCGTCATGGGCCTCGCCTACACGGGGCCGCACCCCCACGCGCGCCATTTCATCCCGATCAAGGTGAACGGCGCGCTCACCCTCGACTTCATGAGCGTCGCCTACCCGCAGGGCCACCACCTGGCCTTCGACGTGGACGCGGCCACGTTCGACGACATCCTCGACCGCCTGCGCGCCCGCGAGATCCCCTACGGCGACGACCCGGCCCACCCCGACAACGGACAGGTCGACACAGGCCACCCCCTGGGCGGGCGCGGCCTGTACTTCTCCGACTCCAGCGGCAACCTCTACGAGCTGATCGCGCCCTGA